TTGAATATTCAATTCCTACCTGTCGAATTCAGGCTTTCTCTGCATGCTGTTGGAAGAGCAGAACCATACTCTTGCCTTAATGATCggtttattttgtttgttcattAGATGGAaacccctcactcacccctcccaaTGCATtgtaaacatgtttttttttctctctcctattGTATATCTAGAAACAATGTAAGTAGCAATATGTAAAGTACACTCGCATTCCTGCAAGCAGGGTTAAGAAACACCGCTAAGCCTATTCAACTCAGCATTTCACTCTTATGCCTGCACAGTATTCTTAAGGCTCCTATTTCCATCCATGAAAAAGAGCATTTCATTATGAATTCTGTCAACATCATTTTCTGATGCCCCGGACAGTCCAATGATAGCCGGAGAAATTTTAAGGATACATCTTGGATTGATTTGCGGTGGAGTGCTCAAAGTCGGCTCAGCATATCTTTAGCCATTGCATTAATAATTTCACGGTAATGTACACCGTATTAAACGGATAGCCTGGGACGTGAGAGGGAGTTGGCAGAGCAAGGATAGTTAATATTGTGTATAATAAAACATATATAACAGAGAAGGGGCTCGGATGGCACATAATCGGTGACCTTAGATACTGTCAGAAGAGCACCATTCAATAACAAAAAAATAGCGAGGGCGATACAGTATCAAATTCACTTTGACCTGTTCGAAATTCATCACTCATAGGGCCCTTTTACAATGCTAACTCTTAATGTGTTTAAGGAAGATTGGCtgcttaatatttaatattttacctGATAGAATGAATCATCTGGAATTCGCTCCAGTGTGCCAGTTTCTTTTTATTGCACAAATCTTGGGAGTCAGCAAGATTTATCATAGATAGGGCAATAAATTTCCAACAGATCAGCAACACATGGATGCATCAGAGGACACAATATCTATTTTATAAGAGCAGTAAATTAGTACAGTCAGCTGGATCAGGAATGTTGCTCTGATGTTCTCGTCTGACTATACTCCCTGAAATGGCAAATATATGGGTCATGCATGGGAATCTGAGAATAGAGAATTCTATTTTTACGCCCGTTATATGTTCCAAATATACTGAGAGGGAGTAACAAAAAGGTGTAACTTGGCGGAGAAAATAATGCTCCGATTAAACACAAGCTGCTGCTGTGCTGTGAAAGCTTGTGCATCTTCATCGATACTGCCTTAGTCGGAATCAGtactgagggtggggaggggtgggggtagttCGAAAGAACAGAAGGCAGCAGCGTGAATAATCTGTAACCGTTTTAAGAAATGAATGTAACCAATAAACTCTTCATTAAATAAAACACTTTCTGCCTGCTATGCACTTCCACTTAATTTAAAGCCATTATATTGAATTCGCTAAATACTTGTGGAAAACTTGATAAAATTGGCTTTGGTTGAGCAGCGGAATGTTGCGTTTTAAGGCTCCGCAACATAGTTAACCcccattttaaacaaaaacacaccTTCCGATTGCCGATTTGGGACGGGCAAACTGCAGTTTGAGACACCGCACGTGGGTTCAGACTGTGCAACTTGTTGGGAAACCCACAATAGACTTATAAGGTAGGAGGAGGGGGTGGCGGAGGTCAAAAGAGGTGGTGGCGGGGGGTTGGGTGGGCTAAAGGGTAATTTGAAGAGTGTAGACTCCCACTCACTGCTTTGATCTCCTACCTCCTGGCTGTTTCAAGTTGACAGCCCAGTTGAATTGCATTCACTGGTTTCATTTGCAAAGTAGCTGCGCATTTGGAGAGTGCTCGACTGGAATCGGTTACATAGGAGGTACACCTGTACTATAGGAATTTACAATGCAGCTCTTTTCCAGACTGAATTGATTGCCGCGTACAAGCgcaaacaaattaaaaaatgcaCAGACACAGCCCTCCAGGACAATGAAGAACTAAACTGACACACAACTGCAGCTGGCGAGAGCAATTGTGTCGACGCCTCAAGCCAAATTATCGTGACACTAAATTACAAACCATGGGGAAAAAAACCTCACATGGCTAATGGTAATTAAGTAATTCCATGGTTCACTTGCTGCAGTCTGATTGGCAGAGAAAGGTGTGCTTACAGTTTGTATTCACAAATAACTTCACAACCCCTCattaattattatttaattagtaagaatgtttttttaaatagtttatcGAAACGTTTCATCAGCAGTTAAAATTATATCTTGCCGGCATTATTTTAGACATTCCGTTAGGCTTGACTCAGGTTGCTAAGGTTTGTACTGGGGCGCGTGTTGGTGTATTGATGGGGAATGCTGCGAAGGagaaaggaaatgtgcagaacTAGTATTTTAGTGCATCACACTGCTCAATGTTTGCACCGCCCGAGATTAACACGAGATATTTCGCAACAAGCGCCTTCTACTTAGTTTCATTAAAAACAGATTAATAGCAAAATCTCAAAATCGACATTATTGACTAACATTTCGGAATTTGAAGGGCAGGGTGGTGTAGCAAGGTTGGCAGGTAACATGCGTTTAATGGGTAAAGGTTAGTGGttggggagaggatggggtggTAGGGGCGAGGTAGGAAGGTGCGCCCCTCGTTTCAAACCTAATGTGTTTGCTGATGTATTTTAGAGAGGGGGCAGAATGAGCTCTCGTTAAAAGTCTCTTACGAGCTGTCACCAATGGTTCCTGTAAAAGTGTGAAACGTATTAATGAGCGTTTAACGAGGGCTGTAAATCAGGATCCGACACCGGAGCTAGCTACAGCCTCGGCAGACTGGAGACATGAAGAAGCCCCGCCAACAGTCCACCAAACCCATTCAAAGAAGGCTAGCAAGACCAGGGAAGGGTCTTGAGTGCCGCGTTACTCCCTCGGCTGCATGATGTCGTAATGTTGGTTAGATTAGTTCCTTATAACTACCACAAGGCTCCGTTACAGATGCATTCACTGTAGGCAGCCAGCCAGAATATATTCCGAACGGTATATCAAATGCCATCTACTGCCCAGGTGGACTCAGCGTTGCCTTATGCACCTCCCACCATTTGCGTGCATTTCTCCCTTGCACAAGTATAATCTTAAATGGTATGAAGCTGGTTACCTAAAGAACCGTGTACCGGATTTCACTATCCCGGTAGTACTTTAAAAGGCCTATTTCCACTGCTAACCACAGCATGAACAGACGGCGGTCTGATATGTATTCGAGGATCGCAATGATTTTGCTTAACCACAATTTCACTGAACCGTGACTCCTTCTCGTTACTGCTCAGCTTTTCAATTGTTCTTATTCAATGCCAAGCCCGTCAAAAGATGTTTTACTTGATCACAATTAATCACATTCACAACTTTGCTTTCTATTTGGAATCATTAGAATCGTCCACACCATCATCCCTGAAAACAGATCAATGTTTTCCTTTCTGTGTAATTTAAACAAATGGTATATTTACGCTCCCCAGCCATAGTCCTACCTAAAATGTTATCACTTTATCATCTTCAACCTGAGGTATTTGCAATCACCAACATTGTCATCACCATTCTCTCAGAGCTGAACGCTTTATCACTGCCATCTCCAGCCCCCAAGAATTATTTCCAACAAGTTATCAGTCCAGTCCCCGCAGCTACTGATGTGTTCCGCTGATTCCCACCGCTGCCCTCTCCAGCTTCAGGTCATTTTTAGCAGATTTTCAATCTTGCTATTTCTCTACTATTGCTTTCAGTTAGTTGAATGGATCGTAATTATTGCACACTTAACAATTTGTTCTTTAACTAATTTTGTGGCAATACTTCCCGTACTTCCATAGACTCTGTGAACAAATAAGATACCCTTTGCCTGCACTGCAACACTCGTCTCCAGATAACTTAAACGGGGTAAGTAGTGCAAGTCTTATGGCTGAACAACAAAAAAAGTAGACAATTTACCAGTCCATCTATAGGCTCATACACATTATTTCATTAAATGCAGTTATAATTTGTCCGATAATTCACAAACTCACTGCTCAGTTGAGCAATAGTCACAGCTACAAATCTCAAGAGACAGGGCCACTTTTACACCATGTGTTCACGATTTTCTTCATAATTATCTGCTACTTAGATCTTCAATAAATGAATTGCTGTCATTTGTCTATTTATCTATCAGTCAAGTAACATTGCTTGCCATGATTAGTGCTAGTTAGCAGTTTCCTCTTTTTCAGGTAATGCCAATGTAGGTGATTCTTCTGGATTTTGCTTTAACAGTTAACAATCGTTTTGAGTGCGAGCCGAGGATTGTTCACCCACGACTTATATCCAATGCTACCGGCTGCTTTGTTTTTCTTGATCTGCGCTCTTTGCTATTCTTTTTTGTCCGTCTTTATGCTATCATGCCAGAATAATTTGATATGGAAGTGTCAGGTTTCTTCTCCATAGCCTTTATCAGCCTTTTAGACCAGGGTGCACAGACAATATATCGGTACACTCTGACATTTGTTTTGAGAATTAGGGCATTGTTCCTTCAATTGTCATCCAATTAGATTTTCCAATCctgacaacattttttttctaatttaagaATGGGTTAGGTTTTATTTCCAGATTGTGAAATATTCACTTTTGGCAGTGTATCCTTTCTAATTATGAACTCCTGTCAAAATTGGCATGATTTGGGTGTTAACGTAAAAGATCTTTAATTCACTCTCTGCCAATTGTGCGTTTTTTTCCCCGTCAGCAATATTGAATCAACTGAGAATCGTCTAGACCACAAGCCTGCTATCTATTTCACCTGTTCACTTAATCTTCATTCGATTGCAGGAATACCACTGCTCTAAATCCTAAAAACTAACTAAGGTAGCATGGTGGTGAAGTTATCCGAAGCAGGAGGTGGAATCTCACCACAGATTTGGGGATTTTAATTCAAGCAATTCTGGACCTTTGGAGGAACATCTAGCACCAGTAATAGTAACCATAAAACTATCGATTGTTCTAAAAATCCATTTGATTCATTAGTATCTTTGAGACAGGAAGCACGTCAAACGCGAAATAATGCagttactgaaaatctgaaataaaaactaaaaacgCTGCAAATTCTCACGTGTTTAAGGAATGGTCATCGACTTAAAACGTTAAATTTcttcctctctgcacagatgctgcccggctagctgagtatttccagcattttcagtttctctttatgGACATTCGCCTTCCTTACCCGTTGTGGTCTACGCGTGACTCAAGACCCACCAAGGTGGTTCTCTGTCAACAGCTTCCCCAGTTCAAGGTCAATTCGACCGTGCCAGCAACCTCCATTCTGCTGATGAATTGAAACAAAGACGGGTAGAGTCATACATCTTCCAGCACTGGTGTTAAATTTCAGCCATATTATGGTTGTACCGATATCTAAGTATACATAATTTGGTCATTGTTTGAATTAAAGAAGTGCTAATCTTCATCATTGTTTGGATGTTTCTAGGCTACCAATACCTGTTTGAATAGTGATTAATGAAATgtaaaatgaacatttttgttAATAGCCTTCTCAGTGTGATTATGGGGCATAGAGTTGGCTGTTGcatgatttattcatttatcCACGTTTTTGTCAATTTACTCCCAGtgacattttttcccctctctgagATGGCAAGTGAAGTTCCCCAAATACTATCAACTCATTGTAATCTGACGAATTCCCTTTCCCAGTAGGTTTATTCAGAGATTCATTTCACTCTGTGAGACTCATGTATCCATATTACATTCGGACGGACGCACCACTTCATTTGCCACGGATACCTGTAGCATTCACGACAAATGCTGCCATTACTTTGTCAACTACAACGTACATCATTCGATTTAATATTATGACTACTTCAAATTGCAGTAATTTGGCGCGTTAAACTTTACTCCCATGCGATTGTTTGCCGGCACGTTGATTCTCTCCATTTTAAACCGATACCATTCCGCTGTGATTTACTCAGACTAAAGAGGGCGTATCAGATTAATACCACTGATTCATACACTAAAGATAATGCAGGATTACGAAACAAAAGTTAGATGTGGAAGATGGATTTGTTTACACGTACGGTGGGTATTCTTGAATATTAAATTTTGTCTTATTTGAGAGAACCAGAGAAGTATTTCATTTTATAATCATGTGATTAGGATGCGATGATACAGTCTTGAAAGTTTAAGTGATATATCAAAGTGGTTTTGTGTGATTGATTGTTGTACTAAGTGGCCAGGTTGCCCTGCGGGTGGACAACAATAGTTTAGAGGTAAATTGCGGGTAATCAACTTCGAACTGATGTCAAAGGCTGTGGGTTACATGCGGACTTCAGAGCGGGACGAAGGTGAGATCCGGAAAGTCAGGACACCTATCTAGGATAGCGACCTAAAGTCACAATGCGCAAAGTAAATGCTCAATTAACTGACACCGGGGCCATTTCCTTGTCATTTCTTGCTTCTAACTCGATAATATGGACTCCCAAGATGTCAACAATAAAATATTACGTTTCAATAGACGTTAGAAGCAATCTCTAGTTAAATATTGGGTTTCGATTAAATGTGTGTTTAAATGCGCGGAGAATTGGGTGCAGGTTTAGGTATGTAATGACGCActacttccttcttcctcttttaaacagcagtttgttttcattcgTGCGGAGAATAATCCCTCCTTCAATGGGCAACCCTCCGTTtatcagggagttgtggaggacAGTCAGGGCCCTCTGGAAGGCATTCAACATTTAACACGTACAAACTGTGTCAAATTACTATGATCTTCCGGATTAAACTGTTGTGAACTCTGCAAAACTCGGCAGTGTCTTGACGCAAAGTGAATGGATGAGTACGTCAGAAACCTTTTATTTAGTTTTATCAGTCACAAGTTATTTAAATGCCACTTAGAATTCAGGTGTAGTTTAGTGTCTATTACATATCATGCATGGTCCCTGCCAACATCTACAGCAAGGTCTATGATGCACCTGAAGACAGAACCAGCACAGATAAATACGCAGAAAGAAGCAAATGTGCAAAAGTACTGCAATTCATGCTTTAAAACAATAACATTGCCAGCGCCTAATGTCTTCAAGAAATAATATTAATGATAATCAGTGTTTATGGATGCATGCCAAAAATGTTGTCCCTGCTGAGtgtgggaaaagaaaataaacagtagACAATTGTGAGAAATGTTGCACTGAACCAAATGCAGACTTCACGACGAGAAAAGAAAAGGCTGGTAAATCGGACCCGCTGTTGGTCTGGTCTGTTTAAAACTATATGAATAATTAATTTTCTGGTATTTGTTATTCCACTGGCTCTTTTATCCGGCTAATTAATGCGACCTGTCATTgcatttacattattttaaacGCTCAAATTTCAGGTCATTTTGGGTAATTGATCATTATCTATCTTTTTGACTTTTTTGTCAGTATTATTTTTCTGGGAAATCTCTGTGCAGTTCCAGATTTGCCTATTGGTCTTGTTTATACAGCTACCCTAGGCATGTGTATAACATATTGTGCTTGGGAGCGAGTTGTTGGCACTTgtttcatggaggggagggggcgcGGGGAGAGAGCGGAGGGGAGAAAATAACCCGAGAATTTGTGCAAGAAAAAAGGGACTCGGGAAGGTTTAAGAAGGGAACAAACATTGTTGGACAACTGCAAAATCATGTAGACAGGTTGTCATACACCAGTGGGTGCTTCACTGAATAGATCCGAATGCAAAACATttaacacaacacaacacaacgtGGCCCAACTGTGCGAAGCCACATGTTCCAAACTAGGAGGGGCTTGCCGCTAAAGTAACCTGTCAGTCAAAGCATCAACTTCAAATGATATCTACGGATCTGCCAGGACCTATGGGCAGACACATCAGTTGGAGTTGAATTGGCGATCAGATCGCTTACAGGAAGATTCTGCGGGCCAGGACAAAAAGAAACGGGATTTGGAAGCGATCGGAAGCGAGTTTTTATTGCTTGTCATTGTGTCATTTTCTGAGTTCGTGAAGATCTCTTCTCAGGAGATGGCCTTCCCTCAGCTCGGGTACCCTCAGTATCTCAGTGCGAGCCAGGCTGTTTACGCTGCCGATCGGCAGGGAGTACTGGCTTCTTCCCGAGGAGGAGCCGAGCTTGGGGCTAATCCCGCCGCTGCTGTAACCTCCGTGTTGGGAATGTATGCAAACCCTTACACAGCCCAGAACTACAGCGCTTTCCTCCCCTACACCACCGATCTCACCATGTTCTCCCAAATGGTAAGTGCGATCAGTTTTTTACAGCACTTTGAACAGACCATCCTCAGCGAAACGTTTAACATAAAtggttatattaaaaaaatcctgtTGCACAGTTAAACTGGATCAAATCTTTGTCGGGCGGATATCCACATATACGTAAAAAGCATAAGGTCAGAAACagttgcatttattattttcattagaACACCGACCTTCTAAAGTACCGAGACACTGTTGATGCCTGTGGCATCGGCGAGCGTGGTATCATGCAGGCGAGCTTTATGCTTTCTCTTAGAACTGCCACAATTAAAAGTTTAACCTACTACCTCCGACAACAGTGCGATTCTGAACAAAAGTCCCGTGAGTGGAAAAGATTAGAAACCGGCTTTGGAAAGTTTGGCATTCTCTTTCATCCGCCCATATTTTCAGTTCTTTTTTTTGTCAACTCCGCGCACGGACACGTTTGAAACTCTTATCATTGTATTCACTGATTTAAACGTGGCTGCGTCTTCAGTTTATTCCGCAATGGAAGCAGCGTTTGTTGTTTTAGTTTCGTCTCAGACAAAGTAGGCCAAAGTTGTGTGAGTTCCGCTTGAGCCTGTAGTTAATATATGCAATCCGCAATTAGAAATGGAGTGTTGCTTTAACCTAGTATCTGTACGACACATTGAGTGAATGCATCCCATTTCCTATTGTGCTGCATACAATAATACGGCGAACTATTTTCATATTATTTGTTTAATCTAATATAATTACTACTGTTAAACGATACCAATAAAATGCTTAAAAGTTTCTCAATTAATAGAATCTGCTCTTTTCTTAAATATAAACTTGAAAATATATAAAGAATCGTTGCAAATTTGGCTCAGTCAGATTTTAGAACTGTAAACATAAATAATACCCTCGAAGACAATAGCTCTTTTTCTAAACCTTTTCTCCTTTcttcaaacaaataaaataatcagGCAAATTCGGTGGTCTGGGTAATAGTCTCTCGCCTCTGGGAATAAGGATTTAGCATAAATTCACTGCGGTAGAAATAAAATAATCTCATTTCGAGACAGAATTAAATGCAAGAGGAATTTTGAGATCAGCCCGGAACAATTACCTGCGAAATATTGAACGGTAGCCACTGATTCCATAGTTAGTTATGAAGATTCCCTGTTGTCTTCATGCTAATCCGAGCGCCCTGTTCAATCTTCCCTTGGAACAGGGCGCACGAACTGCAGTCGAATTTAAATTCATGCTGGTTTCCCAAAACAGTTGAgattatttataattatttatgACTGAGTGCCTTGCACTGTATCACATAAAATGGAAAAAATCAACGTTCATGTAAAAAACAGTGTAATTCAGAATTAAAATAGGCCTGTGGAAGACTTACTGCACGGTGTTTGTCAGGAGAAAGGGGAGAAATGAATATCGAGACTTTCAAGATTAAATGAATGGATGTTTACAAGAATCTAAAAAAATGTTTCCTGTAGTGTCTGTATCTTAAACGTGTTGCATTTCGAATAATAAAGATGCACAAAATGACCGCATTCTTTTGCAATGTTTACATTGCGGCCATCTCAGTGAGAACTGAATGATGTCATGTTTCCAACTTTTTAATTCACATTAAAAATCTTTCTAAAATGAAAAAGAGATACAGACGTATACGTGTGCAAACCGGACGGGCATTTGAAGAAGCACAGTATGTCGGTgtaacttatttttaaactgctgaAAGACAATCAAACAAAAACTTACTATATCATATTTCTTCCCCCGCACGTTTTTTTTACCAAAGACACAATCTTAAAATAAATGACATGACTATTATAAAGCCGTGAGTTGAAACTTTTCCCCCCACCCCGAAAATCGAGGAGCTTATAAAAAGTTTAACTTTTCTAATATTTCGAGCACGTTGATCTGAATAAACTGTCTCAAAACGGAAGGAATGGTTGAGGAACATTTGTTTGTACCACCGATCTTCACATTACGATTAAAGTTCCATAATTTGAAGTGATTATATAGGACTTAAACTGAGTTCGCAGTTTTCTATAATAAATTCTAATTTATTCACATATGTATGATTTTGAACTTTTATCGCAGCTACACAGATTTCGCGGCCAGTGGTGTTTGTGCAGTTCGAGTGCACCAGCTTTGAGATTTTAATTTAACTTCTATGTTATAACATTAACATTTGGTTTCATTATACTGTTGTGGCAAtcctatttcttttgtatttatattgtaaaaagtttattttttatttgattttaactTTAAAACGTAGAATTCATTCCCATAAAGATGAGCTTGAAAAATGGTAACTTTGTGTTATTCGTGTGTGCCCTCCCTGTGGCGAACTCTGAGTATAAATACTTTGCGTTAGGTAACGTATGATATACAGTATGGGTCTGTTCTTTATTAACACCCcaaccctgtttttttttcactctctctctccctcacccacaccccactCCTTTGTGTGTTTCTGTTACAGGGTTCGCAGTACGAATTAAAGGATAATCCCGGGGTTCACCCGGCCACGTTTGCAGCCCATGCGGCTCCTGCTTATTACCCTTATGGACAGTTCCAGTACGGAGACCCCGCTAGACCTAAGAATGCAACCCGGGAGAGCACAAGCACTCTCAAAGCTTGGCTCAATGAGCACAGGAAGAACCCCTACCCGACCAAAGGGGAGAAGATCATGCTGGCCATCATCACCAAGATGACCCTGACCCAGGTCTCCACTTGGTTCGCCAACGCCAGGAGGAGACTCaagaaggagaataaaatgacctGGGGTGCCCGGAATAAAGAAGATGACAGTACTCTTTACGGCAGTGACACAGAAGGGGAGAACGAGAAgaaagaggaggatgaggagattgACCTGGAAAGTATCGACATCGACAAAATCGACGAAAACGACGAGGAGCAAAGCAACGGTGAGGAAGAGGAAAAACTGAACCCCAGTGGTGAGGGAGAGAAAGTGGATTTGGAGAGCGGGCACGATCGGACTTTGCAAGGGTCTGCTGTTGACAGCAAAGCAAGGGAGACGGACAGAGTGGATGGAAGTGTTGCCGAAAGCAATGGCACCAGGGGGATTTCACTAGGGCAGGGGAATTTGCTAATCCCAAATCACAGCAAACCAAAAATCTGGTCTTTGGCAGAGACTGCGACCAGTCCAGATATTGCCCAAAAATCTTCACCAACCAGCCACACGCAGTCGACCATCCAGCACCCGGCTTTTCTCTCAAACCATGGACTCTACACCTGTCAGATCAGCAAGTTTCATAACTGGACGAACGGTGCTTTCCTGGGCCAGAACTCTTTGCTAAATGTCAGGTCTTTTCTGGGGGCAaatcaccatcaccaccaccatcacccgcCACATCCTCAGCAGCAACAGTCTACTGTGCTAACGGCAGCCCTTGGAGCAGTGAGCAATGAAAAATCAACAGATATACCCAGTCCAAAACACACAGGTATTTTACACTCATCACCATCCAGCAAGCTTTACTTGTTTAATATATATTCAACTCCCAATTAATACCAGATCTGGCAGTGCTCAACAACGTACTGAACTTAAAATTTGAAGTGCCGCTGtgtttctcccctccctccctgccttcaCCTACTTTATAAAACTTCAAAGCTAAACTCCTGTTCTTGTCTGATGACTGAtctgaaatgtgtttttttttccttttccagatAGAGATTGTATTCCAGGCGAATCTCCATCACAGCAAATAAAAATATCATTTCAGCCCGTAAACGAAAGGTAAGTTTTAGGAGTTAATACAACAAAAAGGAAAGGCACATTCCCCGCCACTGCTTTGCAACACAACACGAGGATTGTTTAATTGTTGTGAAGAAAAATGATTTGGGAGCAGTTGTGACCATTTATGCATTTTACAATTGCAGGCTGTCTTTACTGGGTCTGAACCTTATATTTTAATCTCGTTTAGAGGCACAAAGTATTTACACAATATCTTATGGCTGGTCATTCAGCTACTTTCATGCTTTTGTTCTTTCAGCTCACGGTCTCAGCAGGAAGGGACAAGAGTTTTAGCAGGAATCTCCTCCGTCTGAGAAAGTTTTACAGGGGGAGAAAacgaaaagaaagaagaaaatggagaaaagattttttaaaaaaagaaaaaagagaaaatttaCTTCATCTTTTTGTATCGCCAGTATCGGGCAATGCAAAAACCCTTTCAGAAACTTGACAAATATATAACGATTTATTTGACATTGTAACATATCAGCACGTGTTAttctaattgattttttttcttgacgCGATTATTATTGGTTTGGTAATTATTTTTCCCACGTCCAATATTTTATGTATATAGAGTGATTATAATTGTAAATAAGCGTGTGAGCAGAACTTGTCAAATCATATATTTTTGTCTAATAAACTAAAAGATATTAGAACGAGCTCCCTGTAACCTCACGTGGCAATTATATTAATTTTCAGAAAGGTCTCATTTCACAGAGTTTTTGAAGAATGTCACTGCATTTATGAAtcattgtttgtgtgtgtgtgtgtgtgtgtgtgtgtgtgtgtgtgtgtgtgtgtgtgtgtgtgaggggtgatCTGAGTTTATTTTCGTAGTCACAGTTTTTTGTTGACGTTATCAGGATTATTTTACTTAAAATGTACCGTTGACTAACAAAAAAAAGAGACCAGGCGACAGAAAACGGTTCCAAACCAGGCTGAGAACTCAGCAAAGTAAATGTCTCAGTGTTTATTCTCTCGGTCCCCTATGAAACCAATCAGTGACCTTTAAGGTGCTACTAACTCGACAGATGGCTGCTCCTGGTGGAAAAGGGGGAGCTCTATGAAGCAAACAGCTGCTaaagcaattaaaaaataatatggGAAGGCTGTGTCCAaacagggaggtgggggagttaAAAAGACAAGCTCATCACGTATCGGAAATAATAGCAACtgtgaaataaaatattaacaaagCATCAGGGCTCCATGTATCGATTGTTTGACTGATCTTACTTCATTGGGAATCACGCTCTCTGTTGCTGTGCGACATGCACGCAAAAAAAGCACCTCTTCCTTCCGAGCGATAATGTTACATTATCATTGGTACTGAAACACAGACCGCGCTGTATGTCATTTGTATAAGGTTATGAAACAAAAGATTATATTTGATTCCTCTCTTCGCATTCGATGCATTTTCCCATAATGTTATTTACCGAAATTGTCTCTGAAAGGTTGTGACGGATTGCAGATAGGTCAACGAAAAAGATCGACGATGTATATTGACTGCA
This genomic interval from Pristis pectinata isolate sPriPec2 chromosome 5, sPriPec2.1.pri, whole genome shotgun sequence contains the following:
- the LOC127570575 gene encoding iroquois-class homeodomain protein irx-1-B-like isoform X1, translating into MAFPQLGYPQYLSASQAVYAADRQGVLASSRGGAELGANPAAAVTSVLGMYANPYTAQNYSAFLPYTTDLTMFSQMGSQYELKDNPGVHPATFAAHAAPAYYPYGQFQYGDPARPKNATRESTSTLKAWLNEHRKNPYPTKGEKIMLAIITKMTLTQVSTWFANARRRLKKENKMTWGARNKEDDSTLYGSDTEGENEKKEEDEEIDLESIDIDKIDENDEEQSNGEEEEKLNPSGEGEKVDLESGHDRTLQGSAVDSKARETDRVDGSVAESNGTRGISLGQGNLLIPNHSKPKIWSLAETATSPDIAQKSSPTSHTQSTIQHPAFLSNHGLYTCQISKFHNWTNGAFLGQNSLLNVRSFLGANHHHHHHHPPHPQQQQSTVLTAALGAVSNEKSTDIPSPKHTDRDCIPGESPSQQIKISFQPVNESSRSQQEGTRVLAGISSV
- the LOC127570575 gene encoding iroquois-class homeodomain protein irx-1-like isoform X2 → MAFPQLGYPQYLSASQAVYAADRQGVLASSRGGAELGANPAAAVTSVLGMYANPYTAQNYSAFLPYTTDLTMFSQMGSQYELKDNPGVHPATFAAHAAPAYYPYGQFQYGDPARPKNATRESTSTLKAWLNEHRKNPYPTKGEKIMLAIITKMTLTQVSTWFANARRRLKKENKMTWGARNKEDDSTLYGSDTEGENEKKEEDEEIDLESIDIDKIDENDEEQSNDRDCIPGESPSQQIKISFQPVNESSRSQQEGTRVLAGISSV